The sequence GCGCACTTACACGCACTGCACATGCACAGTGCTTCGTAGGTACCTCCTTGCTCAGTCCTCACAGCTCTGAGGTCAGCTCTGTGTGACTTCCTTTCTCGTAATAGACTGATCGGGCCTGGGGATTTGACTTCACATCAGCTGTCTCCCTAACACTTAAGATACGGGTTTGCCGGCCCGCAAACGGCAGGTTCATTACTTCAGTCGAGATGTTTGCTGGGTACTGGGTCTGGTAGGGGACCGGGCCCAGCCACACCAATACAGTCCGACTCTGGTCAGCGGGCGACATGTAGAGGAAAGCCCGGGTGCTgcggagagaaaagggagagtaTCATCTGTGGGCCAGGGCCCGCTGCTGCCCACCATCGCTTCGATCCTACGGGGGCCCCGCAGGGTAGGAGTTATCAAGCCCGCGTTACAGCGACGCCGAATCCTGCTAGGCGAaggaacttgctcaaggtcaccgaGGCGGTCAATGAGAGGTAGACCCTGAATTCAAACCCAAGTCTCACTCTGAAACCCAGGCTCTTTCCACAGCAACTCACTGGGACTGATGGAACCCGAGGAGACCCAGGGGCCCCGTGGGCGGGCTTAGGGGGTGACATAAAATGGCGTCTCGAGACCCCCTCTGGGAACCCACGCCCGCCTGACCTTAACTTCACCTCGACCGGAAGTGCCTGCAGCTCTTTCGGAAGTCATTTTCACCTAACCTTGCGGACTACCGCTCACAGGAAGTAGTGTAAGTCACGTGATGCTGCAGGGGCGGAGCTAGGAAAGAGCCGCCCCTGCTGGCTTGCGGCAGCGGGTTTCACGCGGTCCAATGAGGGCGGGCGGCGTGGCCCGGCCTGGTAGCGAGGATGACGCGCCTGCGCAAAGGCGGCAGCACGACTAGACTTGACTCCGGGGGCGCGGCGAGGAGGTGAGAGGGGGCCACAGCCCGGGCTGGGGGAAGCCGGGGTAAGGGGGCAGGCTGGATCAGGCCGGGACTCTGAGTGTCAGGGAGGGTTAGGTTAGGAGGAAATTTGAGGTTGGGGTAGGAGCTGTCTGGGGATGCCGCAGGGGGAGGGTTCTCACGCCGCACGGGGCGGAGCCCCGGCACTCGGGGCGGGACCTGAATCAGAGACGGGTGGAACCTGTGAGCGGGTACCTGTGGAAGGCGggactctggggctgggggcggagctAGGACTGGTGAGGGGCGGAGTCTGGACCTTAAAGGAGGAGCTGGAACAGGTGGAAGGCGGAGCCTCGGGCTTGGAAACTGAAGGGGACCCGGACCaagcgctgggggcggggcttcagTCGGTGAGTGGCTTAGTTACAGTTAAGGAAAAGGGATCGGGTTCTGTCGAGGGTGGGGCTCCAGGGCCCGGGGCGGAATTACGCCCTCTAAAGGGTGGGGCCAAGGAACCAAACTCAGGAGTAGGCCCAGGTAATGGCCCAGGTAATGGCCCAGGTAATGGCCCAGGGCGTCCACGTGGGGGCGGTCTCCGTGGTGGCCGAGCCTGGGAGCGTGGTAGGCCGAGAACCCCCCCAGGAGAGGTGGTGTGGGTGGAGCGGGCTCGGCGGCCACCCGACACCGGACCGGTCTGGGTGCCCCGCAGACCCCCCAGGGCTCAGAGCTGGGGCGGCACCTCGGGCGGAGGCACAGGGTCGGCCTGGGGGGTATCCCCAGAGGATCGGGGCTCCCCGGAGCCACCCAGCGGCGATGTGTGGGTGCCTCGGGGCCGGCCCCCTGCAGCGGCGGCAGAGGTGTGGGTGTGCTGGGCAGGGGGCAACTGGGTGTGGCGTGAGTGGTGTGGCCCGGTTCAGGCCACTGCTGTGCAGCCAGAGAGAGTCTGGACTTTTCGTAAAGGAAAGGGTGGGAATTGAACGGAGCTGGGAaccaggagggaaggaagggctgagGGTGAACAAaggggcggggccctggctgctgtggcctcccctgaccccctccccgCGCTGCTGGGGTCCTCGGGCAAGCCCCCTTCTCACTGGACAGGTAAGTGTGGCCGCggagcccgggggagggggcggtgaccCGGAACAAGGGGATCCCCAGGAGCAGGCAAGGTACAGTAGGGTGGAATCCTTCTACTACCTGCAGGTATTCCATGCCCTTCCTGCCCTTCCGGTCGATTGGTCGGTCGGGGTCTGTTCCCGCAGAGACATGAGAGTCAGCTGGGTCCTGACAGTACTGTCCATCTGCCTGAGTGCCCTGGCCACAGCCGCGGGGGCCGAGGGCAAACGGAAACTGCAGATCGGGGTCAAGAAGCGGGTAGACCACTGTCCCATCAAATCACGGAAGGGGGACGTCCTGCACATGCACTACACGGTGGGTGTGGAGGCAGAGCTTTTGGATGTGAGTGGGACTTCTGGGGACCAAAAAGGACTTGGGAGCCAGGTTCCTTTGCCAAGGTGGGTGACCTTGGTCAAGTCCCTTCTCCCTTTTGCCTGTTTCCATCGTTCTACCCAGCTCTTCACCATCTACTCCCCAGGTTGGCACCAGCAAAGAGTTAACATTACAATGTACTGTGAGCTGCCTAAAGCCCTGTTCCCTCTTAGGACTATGGCCACCAATGCTGTGGGGGGACAATGCTGTGATGAGAGCAGCTGGTGGGGGTGCGGATCACAGTGGATCCTCCTTCTCACTGGCCTTCCCATGGTCCCACAGGGGAAGCTGGAAGATGGGACGGAGTTTGACAGCAGTCTGCCCCAGAACCAGCCCTTTGTCTTCTCCCTGGGCACAGGCCAGGTCATCAAGGGCTGGgaccaggggctgctggggtgaGTCAAGAGACCACGGCTGTGGTCCAGGAGGTGGACTGGGGGAAGCgagccccaggggtggggggcaggcagggagcccGCGTGCTGCCATGTGCTGAACATGTGTTCTCCTGCAGGATGTGTGAGGGGGAAAAGCGGAAGCTGGTGATCCCTTCAGAGCTGGGTAAGAGGTCCTTCCTGAGTAGGTGTAGGGTTTGGGGTGTGTCTGAAGAAGGGTGAAGGCTAGTTCAGCCTTTGCATTGGTCTCCCCCACGCATTCGTTATAGTTCTTGCCTCTTCCAGGTTTGGCAGTATCTAGCAGTGAGGACAGGGCAAGACCCTTGGGGTGCTGGGCTCCTATGTccaccctctgccctgtaccaggCCTGTCACAACACTCCCAGCCAGGACACCTTGGTGTCTGGCTTCGTTACTGTGGCGGGCAGAGGCCTGGCTCCAGCCCGGATGTCTGTAGGCCCACTCTGCCCGGCCGCAGCTCACTTTGTTTTTCCTGTGCATCTCTGACAGGGTACGGAGAGCGGGGAGCTCCCCCGAAGATCCCAGGTAACGCACCTTCCCGCCTCTTGTCTGCTgcgccctcccacctccctgtggCCCTGGTTCTCATTCTGCCTCACTTCTCTACTGCAGGTGGTGCAACCCTAGTGTTCGAGGTGGAGCTGCTCAAAATTGAGCGACGTTCCGAACTGTAGCCAAGCTGGGGAGGGCCGGTGGAGAGGCCCCCATCAGGGACCAGactgtttcaaaacaaaacaaaacacaaaacaaaacaaaaaaaaaaacccttaaagcTCATGAAGTGAGCCTGTGTTTGTTTGTGGGCCCCGAGAGACAGAAACCACAGCCCCagcgtcccctccccctctctcagcATCCTGCACCCAGCTCCTTTTCTCGCTTCAGAGCCTTGGGATGTAGGCTCAATAGTAGTCTGGGGGTCAAgatggccaggccctggggggcaTGGCAGCCCCTGCCCAAAGGGAAAAGAGTGTTCTTGCCTGCAACAGCAACAGGGCTCCCCGCAGCTCCCCAGCCACCTCTAGCTCCTGGTCTGGGAGCCAGCATTGGGCTATTGCCATGACTACGTGGCCCTCAGGAAGGCCTGCGGCCACCTGGGGAGCAGCTGAGCTGGTAACAGTTATAGAGCAGTGTGTCCCCCCTAAAAGAGACCAACCGAGCCTGTTAGCTGCACCAAAGGCATGTCCTAGCTTTATTAAAGGGCCCGCACCGCAGAGtcaatataaaaacacaaaaagtcCCAtcagtttaataataataaaaaaccccaaaagtggAAAATGGGGGGCAGGGAACGCCCCTAAGAGAGGGGCACGGGGAGCCCTGCTCGTGGCACCAGGCCTGGCCGCAGGGTTCCTTGGTATTGCTGTTGCTACGAGGTCAGGGGGCAGCGATTGTCCTGTGGGAGCCACCGTTCACCTGGGTTGAGGACCCTTACTTCTTCTGGGGTGTGCTCAGCTTCTGCATGCCCCGGATCTTGTCCAGCAGGCCAGAGATGAAGGCCTGGACAGGAGGGAGGACGTGAAGGAGGCCAGATCCCAGGAAGACAGGGGCCCAGGCTTCCCCCCCTCACCGCCCCCCGGCCGTCTGGGGAAACCACTTACCTCAGTGGGTTTATAACAGTCAACCAACAGCTCCTGGTGGGACATGGTAGGGGAAGTGTAACTATGAGTGCCCGAGAACAGGGGCCTAGAGACCACCCGTACCCAGTACCCACTTCCAAGTGACTGGGGCCGCCTTGAGGCACAGGAATGCTGTAGCTCGGCAAGTAGCATTAGCCCCATTTGATGGAAGCAGAAGCTGAGACAGTGTCACAGAGCTGCCTGGCTCAGACCAAAGAaagcctggctccagagtcttGCTTACCCAAATGGCACTGCTTCCAGGCAGCCCACTATGCCAGCTCCCCTGACCTGACACTGCTAACCCCATACCCCCAGCCCCTTTCTCACCTTGACCCTGGCAGCCCGAGTATCATCACTCTCCATGTCCAGGAGCTCATCCACATCAATCTCCAGCTCCGGGATCTCctcttcctggggtgggggaggagggagagacaagGGCCTGAGTTGGGAGAGGGTGTGAGAGGGGCTCACTGGCTgaggcccctcccctgctctaCTGCAGGGCGAGCccaccctctctgcccagcagaCAGGAGCAGCTGCTCCAAGGAAGAAAACAGACCAGGCCCGTGCCAAGGCAAACTGCCCAGCTGGGAGGGGGGGCTTCCTGTCTGCCAGTTGGGCACCTCGGGTGCCAGACAGGGCCAGTTAGCTAGGTCTGGGGACCCTGCGGATGTGTCTCCCTAACTTTGGACCCCCCCACCATTTCAACCAGAGCAGGTGGGGCCAGCTGTCCCAACTTATCAAagccttttcccctcccccaaacacctGTCACAGCTTCCCAGGAGtgaggaggaagtgaagggtgAGAGGTCAGTGAGAAAAACCCAGGTCTGGTAAAGGGGAAACAAAGAGCACATGCTTTGCTGAGGGAGGGGTgtgacacccctccccccaaagaaGTATCTGTCCAGTCTGGAGCCAGCTGCATTCCAGGGCTGGGCTAGGGTAGGCAGCACAGGACAAGCCCACTcctccgccctgcccccaggggtcTGAGTCACCCTTTGAGCAAGGAAGGAGTCATAGGGTGGAGAACCAGTACCCACAGATCGGGCTAGCCTGCCCCGTGCCAAGATGGAGCTACATGCCATCCCATTGGAATAACCCAGACGCTTTAGGGTCCCCCCACAAACCACACTAGCAGGCACTAAACAGAACTCCCACTGCCAGCCCAGGCTATCCCCATGCCTCCTGCCCAAGGCCCAGGCTATACCAAACTTGACAAGGTAGTGGCACAATATAAGACTGGAGTGACTTAggtcaaacaaaaaaaagagcgTACAATGGAGGCGGGGAATAGAAGGGCAGCGCGGGGAATTGGTGTGCCCACAGACTCCAGGTGACAGGCGGGCTCAGCGAGGTTCCCAGGCGGCCGGACTCCGGACCGACTTCAAAGTGTCGGCGCGGGGTGGGGGACACACCTGGCAGTCGTAGAGGCGAGTGAGCTGCTCCAGAATCCACTCCTCCAGGTTGAGGCGCTTCCGTAACTCCTTGCGATCGTACTTGACCGTGACCTTCCCTTGGCGCCTCACTGGGCCCTCGTCGTCCGCGCTGCCCGGGCCCtcgcctgcagccccaggggggcTCTGAAAGTAGACGCGGGGCCCTGGGCCGCCACTGCCcggccccggggccggggccgccaACGCCGCGCCCCCCGCGGGGCCGCTGTCCGCCATGGCGGCCGCCGGGGCCACGTGCGCGCGTCCGGCCCCTCCCTGCGCCGCCGCCTCCTGGACGCCCGCCGGCTGGCTGCCGGCCGCTGTCTCAGGCTAGCTGGTGGGCTCGGCTCCGCGCGGCTCTGCAGCAAGGGCGGCAGCGGGGGAGCCCGGGGGCAGCTGCAACATGCGGAGCCCCCGGGCCTGGCTTggccgagccccgccccctcgccgCCGATCCGCCCGCCCTTTGTCCCCCGCGGCCGCCGCCCGagctgccgccgccaccgccgccgccgaaACAGCTTTCTTGTCTCGCTCacttcccccgccccccgaccACACCCCCTTAAAGAGCCAGTCCTGCTGcagtcccctcacccccaccccgcccccaggcaggGGCTAGGGGAGGGTCTACTTGTCAGGGGTTTGGGCCTGGCTGTCTGCTACTCCTACTAATTTTCCGGCTCCAAACTCAGATATTCTAAGCGCCGGATACCAGGATTTGCGCTCCTGTTGAAACCCTAGTATTCTGTCCTCATTGGAGCGAAAACAGGGGCCGTTTGGAAAGGGATAGGAGTGGGTACTATGTGTAGGGCGGATGTCCGGCGAGGCGATGTGGGAACCCCCGGAGTCTGGGTCCTGCAGCCCTTGGACAGCGGGGAGCAAGCAGGCTTCTCCGCGCGGACCGACACGTGGACCGGGGTCCTAAGAGTGGAGGAGTAGAGAGGACAGATAGAAGCTGTCCAGGTCCCCGGACGCCCTACTCGCCGGGGTCTCGCGCCCCCCACGGTGGTGGCCTGGGTTGAGGGTGAGCAGAACCGACCCGGCGGTCAGAAGGGCCAGACCCCAGGCAACCACCGCCCACCAGCCAAGATGGCGGCAGTGAACGGAATTATGGGAAGTGTAGTTCGAGGATGGGGGGGCCGGCACCCGCGTGGCCGTCCCTCCCCAGCAGCGGAGCCGGGGCTGGGAAGCACAGAACTTGTTTGGGGCACCCTCTCGTAGGGCTGGCCTTCACAGGGGGCCCCTCCGCATCCCGTAACGTATGTACAAAAGAGGAAATTCAGGCATAAAGAGCTGGGAAGTGGGGTAGCCGGTAATCATGACAATAACGTTAATAATAACAACTGACCCATAATAAGCGTTGCTGGAGTCGGTTCCACACAGTCGATTCCAGCGTGAGGGCACCCCACTCTCTCTCCCACAGATCGTGGCCCGGAGGCGTCTTCAGTCCCTTAGATCTCACAGGGGCCTTACATTCCGCACCTCTCTTTAAGCAGACTGCGCATCTCattcccgcccccctccctcgtTTGCTTTTCGGTATTGACTAGTCtgtctcatttatttgttcattgtctgtctccccctctaAATTGTGAGTTCGATGGGGCGGAGACTTGCCCGACTCTCTCGTGTCCTGCTGGTGTTCGTGGTTGAGTGGGCGTGCTCAGCTACAAACCCACATGTATCTAGCAAATTACCTGATTCTTGCTGAGCGCTTAGCATCTGTGGCAGACTCATAGTAGGTGCTCCACAACTAGTGGTTAAACAAATGACTAAATGAAAAAAACGAGTGCCTTttgtgcctccgtttcctcgtGAGGTTGTGGTGAAGATTAAAGAGGAAAATACATGAAAGGTTCAATGACTGCACCACAGAGGGTAAGTCCCGCAGACAGATAAGAGATGCAGCTCTGCCTGTGAGCCCAGGCTCCTGATGCAGTCTCTGCTGGTCCCCCTGCTTCTCTTTAAATACCACCCCACTCGATTGCACAGCCCCTCTGGGATGCTCCCATCGATGGCAGGCTCACTTGCCGCAGTTTCAAGCCAAATGTCAGGGTCTGAGAGGCAGTAAGTGTTtctgtccctgccctggctggcatagctcagtggattgagcacgggctgcgaaccaggcatcacaggtttgattcccagtcagggcacatgcctaggttgcaggccatgacccccagcaaccgcacattcatgtctctgtctctctctttctccctcccttccctctctaaaaataaataaattttaaaaaagtgtttccGTCCCTACCCCTCAGAGATACCCTCCCTCTGGATGCCTGAGACTCCCTCTGTAGCAGGAGGGGTTCAGTGAGAGGCTGAAACTGGCCCAGCGTCACATAGCTGATGCTGTAGCCAAACTTCAACCCAGGACTCTAGGCTTACCCTGTAGCTGGGGAGAAGAGATGAGTACGCAGAAGATGAGGATAGGGGAGATGAGGAGGGAGGTTGACAGGGGCTTCTCTCGGATGGCCCTGGCTCACCAGATTGGGGGCCAGCTCACTGAGCTCAGCCAGGTAGAGTTAGCTGatgcctcctcccttcccacccttctTTCTGGCCTTACCCTCCCTTCAGCCAGACTTGGGGctgaggttgggggggggggcggcagcggGTGAGTGAGAAGCAGGGAAGGGCTGACCCTTGCTCTAATAGATTAGGCAAGACCCACCCTTTCCACCAGGAGCCCCATTCCtggcctggcctcctggcctccagcTGTGAGCTGGGCTGTTGGGAGGAGCACTTCACCCAAGTCCAAATTCCCCAGCACACCCCACCTCACCCATCAGAGCCTGTCCGCTGGTCTGCTGTTTCTGAATGGAGCACTGATCAGGGCCTTGCGGTCCTCACGGTCAAGAGCGGGGATGTACCATAGCTTGCTGAGGGCGTGGGGCCTAGAGGCCTTGAAGACCCAGGTACCAGCTCCGGCTCTGCCCTCTAGATGCTGTGACCCAGAGTCCTGAACCTCTTGTCCCTCCCCCTCTTCAGGGCAGGTGTGAAATCCTGCTGTCACATCCAAATTTCATGAGGGGACCCGCCGTGGGTTCCCTGGGCAGAACTGAGCGGAACCCAGCACTTttcttgtctctccctctctccacctcctacACCACCCCCAGGGCACTCCCAGATTCCTGGGGCCAACTCCCCTGTCCGTCTGGTCCCTTCCCATGGCCACCTACCCTGAGAAGAGTTAGAGCAGATGGCCAGGCTGTCTTGCACAGAACCTCGGAGTGCATGAGCTGtgttcaaatcttggctctgcctAGTAGGGCGTGAGGCCATGGGCAAGTCACTTACCTACCCTGAGACCCTCCAAGGGGGCACTTTCTACTGACCTCCTGTGGTTGGGGGCCCGGAACCCAGTGCTGCACATCCACGTCCCGGCCTTTGCCCTCCTGCCTAAAGCCCAAGGACTGGAGTACGACAGCACAACTGCTTCCCGTCCTTCCAGCCTCAGGTTGTGGGACTCCAGCCGCACCCTTTCTGGGGTCCCAGCTCCCCTGCACCGGAGTGCTCCTCCAGAGTGCAGCTAAGGCTGCTTTCAGTGCCTCCTTGAAGCAGAGGCCCTAGGGAGGGTCCCGTGGGCAGTGACCGCTCCCTTAATCGAGGGTAGAGGCCGGAAAGGCAGCCTTCCTTCCACCATTACTGCTTGCCGAGAAACCCTATTATCATTACCAAGGCTGGAAGAAAGTGTCCGAGGAGGAAGGAGCCCTTTAATGGGGGCAACCCTGGCCTCAGGAGACACGGGGTTAGGGAGAGGCTCAGGCCCGGGAAAAAGTCTCCCGTCCTGTTTTGTGAAGGAGCTGCTGCCCGGGGCTTCTGGGAAACACTCCTGTCCAAGGCCTAGGGCCCACAGCTCAGGCCGTGCCTCCAGGCCCTGCTAACCCGGGCACAGGCTGGTAGGCGCCCCGCCCCAGAGCGGATCTGCGCCCTTTCCACCTTCCTCCCTGATGATGCCCCCCAGCCTGCTAGCCACTCCTAAGATGCCTAGCTTCCTGTAGCCAGAGTCATGGGGTACCCATTTGCTTATTTCATCCTCTAACAACCCCCAGCTTCTGGACAAGGTGACTGAGGCCCAGACAGACTAGGTCCTATGGGAGCAGAGGCCAATTCCCACCCGGCATGCGTGGCTGTGCCCAGTAGACACGGTGGTCCCCGGGTCTCTGAGTGGTGCAGTTCTGCTGCTTGGCTGGGAGATGAGGATGACAAGTCCTGTTGTCCTGTCTTTTTCTCCTCAAGGGTAAGGAGCGGAGGGATCACAAGCTGGCCTTCAAGTCATGGAGCTGAAAACCTCCTacagagctgtgtgaccttgggcaagtcccgtcccctctctgggccttgagTGGAGAATAATCACACCCCAGGGGGCCTTGGCCAAAGACAAGGAGAT is a genomic window of Phyllostomus discolor isolate MPI-MPIP mPhyDis1 chromosome 6, mPhyDis1.pri.v3, whole genome shotgun sequence containing:
- the LOC114500548 gene encoding peptidyl-prolyl cis-trans isomerase FKBP2 isoform X7, giving the protein MRVSWVLTVLSICLSALATAAGAEGKRKLQIGVKKRVDHCPIKSRKGDVLHMHYTGKLEDGTEFDSSLPQNQPFVFSLGTGQVIKGWDQGLLGMCEGEKRKLVIPSELGYGERGAPPKIPGGATLVFEVELLKIERRSEL
- the PPP1R14B gene encoding protein phosphatase 1 regulatory subunit 14B codes for the protein MADSGPAGGAALAAPAPGPGSGGPGPRVYFQSPPGAAGEGPGSADDEGPVRRQGKVTVKYDRKELRKRLNLEEWILEQLTRLYDCQEEEIPELEIDVDELLDMESDDTRAARVKELLVDCYKPTEAFISGLLDKIRGMQKLSTPQKK
- the LOC114500548 gene encoding peptidyl-prolyl cis-trans isomerase FKBP2 isoform X1; translated protein: MPQGEGSHAARGGAPALGAGPESETGGTCERVPVEGGTLGLGAELGLVRGGVWTLKEELEQVEGGASGLETEGDPDQALGAGLQSVFHALPALPVDWSVGVCSRRDMRVSWVLTVLSICLSALATAAGAEGKRKLQIGVKKRVDHCPIKSRKGDVLHMHYTVGVEAELLDGKLEDGTEFDSSLPQNQPFVFSLGTGQVIKGWDQGLLGMCEGEKRKLVIPSELGYGERGAPPKIPGGATLVFEVELLKIERRSEL
- the LOC114500548 gene encoding peptidyl-prolyl cis-trans isomerase FKBP2 isoform X8 produces the protein MCGCLGAGPLQRRQRDMRVSWVLTVLSICLSALATAAGAEGKRKLQIGVKKRVDHCPIKSRKGDVLHMHYTGKLEDGTEFDSSLPQNQPFVFSLGTGQVIKGWDQGLLGMCEGEKRKLVIPSELGYGERGAPPKIPGGATLVFEVELLKIERRSEL
- the LOC114500548 gene encoding peptidyl-prolyl cis-trans isomerase FKBP2 isoform X5 gives rise to the protein MTRLRKGGSTTRLDSGGAARRDMRVSWVLTVLSICLSALATAAGAEGKRKLQIGVKKRVDHCPIKSRKGDVLHMHYTGKLEDGTEFDSSLPQNQPFVFSLGTGQVIKGWDQGLLGMCEGEKRKLVIPSELGYGERGAPPKIPGGATLVFEVELLKIERRSEL
- the LOC114500548 gene encoding peptidyl-prolyl cis-trans isomerase FKBP2 isoform X4, whose amino-acid sequence is MCGCLGAGPLQRRQRDMRVSWVLTVLSICLSALATAAGAEGKRKLQIGVKKRVDHCPIKSRKGDVLHMHYTVGVEAELLDGKLEDGTEFDSSLPQNQPFVFSLGTGQVIKGWDQGLLGMCEGEKRKLVIPSELGYGERGAPPKIPGGATLVFEVELLKIERRSEL
- the LOC114500548 gene encoding peptidyl-prolyl cis-trans isomerase FKBP2 isoform X3, which produces MTRLRKGGSTTRLDSGGAARRDMRVSWVLTVLSICLSALATAAGAEGKRKLQIGVKKRVDHCPIKSRKGDVLHMHYTVGVEAELLDGKLEDGTEFDSSLPQNQPFVFSLGTGQVIKGWDQGLLGMCEGEKRKLVIPSELGYGERGAPPKIPGGATLVFEVELLKIERRSEL
- the LOC114500548 gene encoding peptidyl-prolyl cis-trans isomerase FKBP2 isoform X2 gives rise to the protein MPQGEGSHAARGGAPALGAGPESETGGTCERVPVEGGTLGLGAELGLVRGGVWTLKEELEQVEGGASGLETEGDPDQALGAGLQSVFHALPALPVDWSVGVCSRRDMRVSWVLTVLSICLSALATAAGAEGKRKLQIGVKKRVDHCPIKSRKGDVLHMHYTGKLEDGTEFDSSLPQNQPFVFSLGTGQVIKGWDQGLLGMCEGEKRKLVIPSELGYGERGAPPKIPGGATLVFEVELLKIERRSEL
- the LOC114500548 gene encoding peptidyl-prolyl cis-trans isomerase FKBP2 isoform X6 → MRVSWVLTVLSICLSALATAAGAEGKRKLQIGVKKRVDHCPIKSRKGDVLHMHYTVGVEAELLDGKLEDGTEFDSSLPQNQPFVFSLGTGQVIKGWDQGLLGMCEGEKRKLVIPSELGYGERGAPPKIPGGATLVFEVELLKIERRSEL